A genomic window from Ilyobacter polytropus DSM 2926 includes:
- a CDS encoding efflux RND transporter periplasmic adaptor subunit codes for MKKFILIITIVLLAACGKSKVTPVEKKEISKSVKSIELKKTKVENIKNYNGELTPLNEVTHVTDTGGDVVKINYQNGDYVEKGKIVMVLEDTDTKAAYLESKGEYMKAKSDYETSKISYEKYKTLFDKKLISEDSFLTVKNQYIQSEGEMEITESQYIKSKEDYENLTVKSKISGLVSDLSIKKYQKINADANLFTVVDNSQMEIEIGIAASDLKNIKKGNKAKVYLEDIKEEVEGIVEKINPASDSDTKKYETTILVENKYGKLVKGMYSKVKVSSEEVEGFFVPKESVMLKDMYNYIAVSREGKAVIYKVDLGISTDDYQQIVFDEYQPGDKIITQGQYLLENNDKIKEA; via the coding sequence ATGAAAAAATTTATATTAATTATAACTATAGTGTTACTAGCTGCATGCGGTAAATCCAAAGTAACACCAGTTGAAAAAAAAGAAATTTCTAAAAGTGTTAAAAGCATAGAGCTTAAAAAAACTAAGGTTGAAAACATCAAAAATTATAACGGGGAACTCACTCCCCTGAATGAAGTGACTCACGTAACTGACACTGGAGGAGACGTGGTAAAGATAAATTATCAAAATGGTGACTATGTTGAAAAGGGAAAAATTGTTATGGTTTTGGAAGATACAGACACTAAGGCTGCTTACTTAGAATCAAAGGGTGAGTATATGAAGGCCAAGTCAGACTATGAGACGAGCAAAATATCATATGAGAAATACAAGACTCTTTTTGATAAAAAACTAATATCTGAAGACTCGTTTCTTACTGTGAAAAATCAGTATATACAGAGTGAAGGAGAGATGGAAATAACTGAATCCCAGTATATAAAGTCAAAAGAAGACTATGAAAACCTCACAGTTAAGTCAAAAATTTCAGGCTTAGTTAGTGATCTTAGTATAAAAAAATACCAAAAAATAAATGCAGACGCAAACCTTTTTACAGTTGTAGACAACAGTCAGATGGAGATAGAAATAGGCATAGCTGCTTCTGATCTTAAAAACATAAAAAAAGGCAACAAAGCCAAGGTATACCTAGAGGATATAAAAGAAGAGGTAGAAGGAATAGTAGAAAAAATAAATCCCGCATCTGACAGTGATACTAAAAAATACGAAACTACAATTTTGGTAGAAAATAAATATGGGAAGTTGGTCAAGGGGATGTACTCTAAGGTAAAGGTAAGCAGTGAAGAGGTCGAAGGATTCTTTGTTCCAAAAGAATCAGTAATGTTGAAAGATATGTATAATTATATCGCAGTTTCAAGAGAAGGAAAGGCAGTTATCTATAAGGTAGACCTAGGGATATCAACAGATGACTACCAACAGATAGTTTTTGATGAATATCAGCCAGGAGATAAAATAATAACCCAGGGGCAGTACCTTCTCGAGAACAACGACAAAATAAAGGAGGCCTAA
- a CDS encoding TolC family protein, translating into MKKKILGLMMVMSCSSFGMEVSLEKAVDMAYENNRDLKNSKIETVQQDLLYKQSYKEGLPSISLESNYTDDKSDSYDDGYFENGIVLTQPIYSGGEIFYGIEGSQKSKELYELTYEKEKWDTRLEVVKEYIAILQLQKTLEVYETSKREKEEELNRQQEFYNLGLIDKSEILKVESSLYENESDIIDTKNEIQKEKMTLKKLMGISLEKEIQLSNIDTEKINPEKINFKNDLKNAVKESLESKKLNLTAEITKIEEKAAKSEFLPEVDLEYAYESSDLASFSDSADVEDWQWSIGVSFEWEIFNFGSSMDSYKSAKLDTEKAEISRDDSIEELKKEITSAYLEMKTLYSLIETRKKAYETSNEIYEIDREKYANRLLDTVDYLQTESDLREAQVNYINIQMDYYQAYEEYLNLIK; encoded by the coding sequence ATGAAGAAAAAAATATTGGGCTTGATGATGGTAATGTCATGCAGTTCCTTTGGTATGGAAGTTTCCTTGGAAAAGGCTGTGGACATGGCTTATGAAAATAACCGCGACCTTAAAAACAGTAAAATAGAGACAGTACAGCAGGATCTTCTTTATAAGCAGTCTTATAAAGAAGGGCTACCTTCCATAAGCTTGGAAAGTAACTACACAGATGACAAAAGTGACAGTTACGACGACGGTTATTTTGAGAACGGGATAGTATTGACACAGCCTATATATTCAGGTGGAGAGATCTTTTATGGTATAGAGGGATCCCAAAAAAGCAAAGAATTATATGAGCTCACTTATGAGAAAGAAAAGTGGGACACCAGGCTTGAAGTGGTTAAAGAATATATAGCTATACTTCAACTTCAAAAGACCTTGGAAGTATATGAAACTTCCAAGCGTGAAAAAGAAGAGGAACTAAATAGACAACAGGAGTTTTACAATCTAGGACTTATAGACAAAAGTGAGATTCTAAAGGTTGAATCCTCTCTCTATGAGAACGAAAGTGACATTATAGATACCAAAAATGAAATTCAAAAAGAAAAGATGACACTAAAAAAATTGATGGGGATATCCCTTGAAAAAGAGATTCAGCTATCAAATATAGATACAGAGAAAATAAATCCTGAAAAAATTAACTTTAAAAATGATCTGAAAAATGCAGTGAAGGAAAGTCTAGAGTCGAAGAAGTTAAATTTAACAGCTGAGATAACAAAAATAGAGGAAAAGGCTGCTAAAAGTGAATTTTTACCAGAGGTGGATCTCGAGTATGCTTATGAAAGCTCGGATCTTGCTAGTTTTTCAGATTCTGCAGATGTAGAAGACTGGCAGTGGAGTATAGGGGTAAGTTTTGAGTGGGAGATATTTAATTTTGGAAGTTCCATGGATTCTTACAAAAGTGCAAAACTGGATACAGAGAAGGCTGAAATTTCAAGAGATGACAGTATAGAGGAACTGAAAAAAGAAATAACTTCGGCATATCTTGAGATGAAAACTCTTTACAGTCTTATAGAAACAAGAAAAAAAGCCTATGAAACATCAAATGAGATATATGAGATAGACAGAGAAAAATATGCCAACAGACTGTTAGATACAGTAGATTATTTGCAGACAGAATCAGACCTTAGAGAAGCTCAGGTTAATTATATCAACATACAGATGGATTATTATCAGGCATACGAAGAATACCTAAATCTTATAAAGTAA
- the proC gene encoding pyrroline-5-carboxylate reductase codes for MDKKIGFIGCGNMGEAILGGIISSGVLEGKNIWVSELSSDRLKELSDKYEVNTTTDGKEVVKNTDIFIIAVKPNIYPVVLENIKELIDSTKTVVTIAAGVTIASVENIIGSDKKIIRTMPNTPALVGEGMTSISPNGVVKEDEVEEVKGIFKSFGKAEILSEYLIDSVIGVSGSAPAYVFMFIEALADGAVLEGMPREKAYQFAAQTVLGSAKMVLETGKHPGVLKDAVCSPGGTTIEAVKVLEEEGFRKAVIKAVEACASKSKKMSK; via the coding sequence TTGGATAAAAAAATAGGATTCATAGGCTGCGGAAATATGGGAGAGGCTATTCTGGGAGGAATCATTTCTTCTGGTGTTTTAGAAGGAAAAAATATCTGGGTTTCTGAGCTTAGCAGCGACAGATTAAAAGAACTTTCTGATAAATACGAGGTAAACACTACCACTGACGGGAAAGAGGTGGTTAAAAACACAGATATATTCATAATCGCAGTAAAGCCGAATATCTACCCTGTGGTTCTAGAAAATATAAAAGAGCTGATAGACAGCACAAAAACAGTGGTGACAATAGCTGCAGGAGTGACTATCGCCTCAGTGGAAAATATTATCGGGTCTGACAAGAAAATCATCAGAACCATGCCAAACACCCCGGCTCTTGTGGGAGAGGGGATGACCTCTATATCTCCTAACGGTGTTGTAAAAGAAGATGAAGTTGAAGAGGTAAAAGGAATATTCAAAAGTTTCGGAAAAGCCGAGATTTTATCAGAATATCTTATTGACAGCGTGATAGGTGTCAGCGGTTCTGCTCCTGCCTATGTATTTATGTTTATCGAAGCCTTAGCCGACGGGGCAGTTTTAGAGGGGATGCCAAGGGAAAAGGCCTATCAGTTTGCAGCACAAACAGTCCTTGGGTCGGCAAAGATGGTATTAGAGACAGGAAAACACCCTGGTGTCTTAAAAGATGCAGTCTGCTCTCCTGGAGGGACAACTATAGAGGCTGTAAAAGTTTTAGAAGAAGAGGGATTCAGAAAAGCTGTAATAAAAGCAGTAGAAGCCTGTGCATCAAAATCAAAAAAAATGAGTAAATAA
- a CDS encoding autotransporter outer membrane beta-barrel domain-containing protein, whose amino-acid sequence MNLNNSFTKRFKSSFKNKIRITVGLIVTMLITGNVAMAISSVNDNRDIVTGDGSIIETNSGIVIGDNIININNGIVVKNGIVTMGEAAYTGSGNSLPDHDRNYKNVNVNDKNTTFIAKTLNPFTGDSGDKTLVVGSKHDTYTCFHSYTDTNILENTGGLSEGEVFVGLKLENGGYLHGQGTRFNVASLTGADVIGIYYTENKSDYGSVDVNVYTEGHGIGFYFSQGGTFNNSGNISADTAVIMTSDTGNNTLTNSNSDNNINGDVLMKSGGTNTVTVSGGKINGDIKFFGEGYNYLTYTGVNVDGTGDIYGDKSGYNMLYAYKTSEMLIEKNIYDFNELKISTGSTATLAEGYEIIMNPYDGYTPYRGTATGLTIDGTLTLNTEISGSDILVPKIETFGGDITVSDTGKVQFYVSGLDTAAESSYEVIFGGDLITTNVVSDGNLVAEDGTLEYDDELFVETLGWSVTDIDESGTQTVVTLSGKDVYDELRATTEDNDETQIINILDDDQDSLGIHEALSNVSMDDAEKAVSELGGEMYGNLVDEHIQVNKMFTGKINSMMSSPLTLKGKRQSDFALLLDSATAELSSDTFTQSPNYSFLQGEEKYIQHFDVLGTTGRFDQTGVEYDTHGSGFVGITEKIIGENSSMGMSYGYFDMRNDYDDGSDAETETFHLGMTHKLYFGKDYMLASHLGAEYSKNDVTREITTLGLEANSDYDSYSVSIGTDLNKNIELSERVTMVPSIGVGYSRIERESFTESGSIGLAALDVEKQGLDSVTSKLGLRLDVDLTDKLVWCLGGSWEHEYADLNKDQKASFKGDANAESFKIQGANIDEDTYSILTGFNYNVNDSLTYRIMYSYTQQDDLGENNIDLGVSWKF is encoded by the coding sequence ATGAATTTAAATAACAGTTTTACAAAAAGGTTTAAGTCTAGCTTTAAGAATAAGATCAGGATAACGGTGGGATTAATAGTTACAATGCTTATAACAGGGAATGTGGCAATGGCTATATCTTCTGTCAATGATAACAGGGATATTGTTACCGGTGATGGTAGTATAATAGAAACAAACAGTGGGATAGTTATAGGGGATAACATAATTAATATTAATAATGGTATTGTTGTAAAGAATGGAATTGTGACTATGGGAGAGGCAGCTTATACTGGAAGTGGAAATAGCCTGCCTGATCATGACCGTAATTACAAGAATGTTAATGTAAATGATAAAAATACAACTTTTATTGCAAAAACTTTAAATCCTTTTACAGGCGATAGTGGTGATAAAACCCTTGTGGTAGGCTCTAAACATGATACTTATACGTGTTTTCACAGCTATACTGATACAAATATTCTCGAAAATACAGGAGGTTTGTCTGAAGGTGAAGTTTTCGTAGGCTTAAAGCTAGAGAATGGAGGTTACCTTCACGGTCAGGGAACAAGGTTTAATGTGGCTTCTTTGACAGGTGCTGATGTTATAGGAATCTACTATACAGAAAATAAATCGGACTATGGTAGCGTGGATGTAAACGTTTATACTGAAGGACACGGGATAGGTTTCTATTTTTCTCAAGGTGGAACCTTTAACAATAGTGGAAATATAAGTGCGGATACAGCAGTTATAATGACTTCAGATACTGGCAACAATACTCTGACAAATTCCAATTCTGATAATAATATTAATGGAGACGTACTGATGAAATCAGGAGGTACAAACACAGTAACAGTTTCTGGTGGTAAGATAAATGGAGATATTAAATTTTTTGGAGAAGGGTACAATTATTTAACTTATACCGGTGTGAACGTAGATGGAACTGGAGATATCTACGGTGATAAAAGCGGGTACAATATGTTATATGCCTATAAAACTTCGGAAATGCTCATAGAAAAAAACATTTATGATTTTAATGAGCTTAAGATAAGCACAGGTTCGACTGCTACTCTTGCAGAAGGTTATGAGATAATCATGAACCCTTATGACGGATATACACCTTACAGGGGAACGGCTACAGGGCTTACAATCGATGGAACTCTTACTCTGAATACAGAGATATCTGGAAGTGATATACTGGTTCCTAAGATTGAGACGTTCGGAGGAGATATCACAGTTTCAGACACAGGTAAGGTTCAGTTTTACGTAAGTGGTCTAGATACTGCCGCTGAATCTAGCTATGAAGTTATATTCGGAGGAGATCTAATTACTACCAACGTTGTTTCAGACGGTAATCTTGTGGCTGAAGACGGAACCTTGGAATATGATGATGAGCTATTTGTAGAAACTCTGGGATGGAGTGTCACAGATATAGACGAAAGCGGAACTCAGACAGTGGTTACCTTGAGTGGAAAGGATGTATACGATGAACTGAGAGCAACCACCGAGGATAATGATGAAACTCAAATAATAAACATTTTAGATGATGACCAGGATAGCCTGGGTATACATGAGGCTCTGTCAAATGTTTCTATGGATGATGCAGAAAAAGCCGTCAGCGAACTAGGTGGGGAGATGTACGGCAATTTGGTTGATGAGCATATTCAGGTAAATAAAATGTTTACAGGAAAAATTAATTCTATGATGAGCAGCCCTCTGACGTTAAAGGGGAAAAGACAGAGTGATTTTGCTCTGTTGCTTGATAGTGCTACGGCGGAACTCTCTTCAGATACCTTTACACAAAGCCCTAATTATTCTTTTTTGCAGGGAGAAGAAAAATATATTCAGCATTTTGACGTTTTGGGGACTACCGGAAGATTTGATCAGACAGGTGTGGAATATGACACTCACGGTTCTGGATTCGTTGGTATAACCGAAAAAATAATAGGAGAAAACTCTTCAATGGGAATGTCTTATGGTTACTTCGACATGAGAAATGACTACGACGACGGCAGTGATGCTGAGACAGAGACCTTCCATCTTGGAATGACTCATAAGTTGTACTTTGGGAAGGACTATATGCTGGCGTCTCATCTAGGGGCAGAGTACTCTAAAAATGATGTGACCCGTGAGATAACTACACTGGGTCTTGAGGCAAACTCTGATTATGACAGTTACAGTGTGAGTATCGGTACAGATCTGAATAAAAATATAGAATTAAGTGAAAGAGTGACTATGGTTCCGTCAATCGGTGTGGGCTATTCAAGAATAGAGAGAGAAAGCTTCACAGAAAGCGGAAGTATAGGACTGGCAGCTCTTGACGTAGAAAAGCAGGGTCTAGACTCAGTAACAAGCAAACTCGGACTTAGACTTGATGTAGATCTTACTGACAAACTGGTATGGTGTCTAGGTGGATCTTGGGAGCATGAATATGCCGACTTAAACAAAGACCAGAAGGCTTCTTTCAAAGGTGATGCCAATGCAGAAAGCTTCAAAATCCAGGGAGCCAATATCGATGAAGACACTTACAGCATCTTGACAGGATTCAACTACAACGTAAATGATTCCCTGACTTACAGAATCATGTATTCATATACACAGCAGGATGATCTTGGTGAAAACAACATAGACCTAGGTGTCAGCTGGAAATTTTAG